Part of the Leptolyngbya sp. BL0902 genome, GAAAGCTCAGGGCTGTCAGACAAGTGAGTGATCGCCTGAGCCTAGGATAGGGCCAGGGCTTCTCGGTCGGCGGCCATGGCGTCGTCTAGATCCATGCCGTTGGCCTCCAGCAGCATATCCGTCAGCAGGGCGCTGGGGGGGTGGTTGTGGGGCCATGCAAAGGCGTGGCGGAAGGAGGCTTCTTGGCAAGCTTGGAGGACATCAAAGCCGATTACATCGTGGGTGAGCAGGTTTTCGTACTCGAAGGGCAGGCGGACGTTGTGCAATCCGGCGTTGTCGGTGCAGATGGCGATGTCTACCCCAGCCTCAAAGCAGCGGTCAAACACGGTGCGGAGCTGGTGAATCTCTTGCAGGGTGCCTGTTTTGAGGTAGGTGGTGGGGCACACCTCTAGGCACTGCCCCCGGGCCGCCAGTTCCGGCAACAGTTCTGGATAACGCAGGGGAATTTGAATGCCGTGGCCAATCCGCATTAGGTAGGGTAAGAGCTGGGGATGGCATCCGGCGGGGGTTTCGTAGAGGTGCCCGGTGGTCTTCAGGCCCAACTGCTGTGCCCGCTGGTAGAGCTGGATGAACTCCTCCATCCGTTCGACGTATTGAGCATCGCCCCCGGCCACATCCACCGCACAGACGTATTCGGGGTACTGCGCCGCCAGTTCCACAATCGCCCGGTTCACCTCGTGGGGCAGGCTGGAGTGTATACACAAAATTTGCCGGGTGATGATGGGATATTCCACCTGCTGGCTGGCGCGGCCCACCACCTCCACAATGTTGGCCATGGCCTCGATGCGCTGGTGTTGGGGCAGGTGTTCGGGGGTGCGGAGGTAGGGGGTGTAGCGCAGTTCGAGGTAGGCCAGGTTTTCAAAAATGTAGGCTCCGCGAATCAGGCGATAGATGAAGTAGGGCAGGGCTTCCTGGGTTTGCACGCTCTCCACCAGGGTATGTAGCTCCAGGTATTCGGCCAGGGTGTTGCGGGGTTGGGTATAAAACCGCTCGAAGGCGGCATAGTCGGCAAATTGGCCAGAGAGATCGGGCCGATTGCGCTGAAAGTAGCGCCAGAGGATGCGGGGCACCACAGATCCGCCCAGATGGCGGTGAAGTTCGGCATAGAGACTCATCGCAAGTGTCCTTAGTAAGGTAATGTCGCAAAAAATCGGAAAACTAACTGTAGATAAAGCAAAACCATCAGGTGTGCCAAACCACCCTGATAACGGAGATAACCCTTCACGGAATACAGCTTTCGTTGCGCAAGGAGAAGAACCTTGCCCTGGCCGATGTCCCTTGGCCCACGATGCCTAGCTGGGCTCTCCCAGGATGGGATCTGCACCCGCGACGAGATCAGAATGCCCTCAAACTACCGAAGTTGGAACCCCAACCCTCAGCGGACATCGACAGGCGCAACGCCTTGTAGGTAACGAAAAACGTTAAAAAAATTATGGTTCTATCTGTTCTATCGTAAATTCTACGGATTGACCATATATTCAACTACATAAATATCAGAGGCTAGATATCCAGCTAGGCCAAATACGCCACCACGGCCTCGGCGATGGGGGTGTTGCCGTCGGTGGCCAGAGAGATATCGGTGCGGGGTGGGTGGAGGGGGGCTGTGAGAAAGTCCCAGTCTTGCTGAAAAAACTCCTCCGGCTGCAACACGCGATGCCAGCTATGGTCTTGCAACCCGTTGACCAACACGGGCGCTTCGGCAAAGTCATCGCGGGGAATGGTAATGACGGGTACTCCTAGGCGGCAGGCTTCCGAAAAAGTGCTGTATCCCGGCTTGCATACCATCCGACTACACAGCGGCATCACATCCACCGGGCGAAACCCTTTCCGGGGCACCTGCAAGAGATTGGGCAGATCCGGCAAACCCACATCAAAGGATAAAAACTGCCAGTCGGGGAAGCGGCTAAGTTGGTCGTAGGGCACCGCTTGCACCCCCAACCCGCCAAAGGTGAGCAGTACTGTGCGCTCTGGTGACGTGGAGAGGCTGAATGTCTCCCGCAGGTCGGCCACCGAGTAGCGTGGGCTTCCCCCGGTGAGGCCCACGTCTTCTATCCTGGGAAACGCCGCCATCTCCTCATGGAAGGGCAACCGAAACAGGCGATCACACTGGCGAAACCAGCCCTCAATCCAGGCTACCGCTTCGGCAAACTCGGCCCCAAAGGCGCGATAGATAAAGTCCCAGCCGAAGTTGCTCATCATCCAGCAGGGCACCCCCGCCGCCTGAGCCAAGGGCACCGCCAGGGGGGGAATATCCGCCAGCACCAAATCCACCCCCCGCTGTTTCAGGTACGCCGCCTCCTCGGCCACCAGATCGGCCTGGTGGGCGCGAAGGTAATCCAGCTTCGCGAGGGTAGCAGGCAGGTTCATGGTCAGACTATCGGCCTGGATCACCCCAATATCCAGCGCCACCGGACGATACTCATACTCTATGGGCAAGTATTCGTCCAGCAGCCACTGGGGGGCCGTGGTCGCCACAATCAGGTCAACCGCTGGAGCAAGTTCCTTCACCCTCGCCGCCACCGATGCCGCCCGCGTGGCATGGCCAAAGCCATGGTTAGTAATGGAGACGTAGAGGGTGGGGGCCGTCATGGAGAACCTCGCTAGGGGCTGGATAAGGCGTGCCTTCATTCAACCACGGTAGTTATCGCGGTTGAATGAACCTCGGTTGCAGCCCAGTCGTCCGACCGATGGGATCTCGATTGCAGCCCAAGCGTTTGACCTAACGGCCAAAGCCCTTGCCCCGGCTGGCGGTGGGCATACAGAGACAGTGGTTGAGTTGTTCCCGCAGGGTGTCGTGATCGAGGTTTTGGCCAATCAGCACCAGTTGGTTTTTGGGGGCACCTTTCCACTCGTCGTCATCTAAGGAAAAGCGCTTGCCGCTGAGGTGGAAAATGTGGCGTTTGGGGCTTTCCTCAAACCAGAGAATGCCCTTGGCCCGGAAGACGGATTCCGGCAGTTGGTTATCGAGGAAGTATTGAAACCTGCGAATGGCAAAGGGACGGTCGCTGGCAAAGGACAGGGAGGTAAACCCATCAATGGCCAGGTGGTCGGAATGGTGGTGATCATGCCCGTGATCATGCTCACAGTGGCCATGATCGTGATCGCAATGGCTATGGTCGTGGTGATCGTGGCCGTGGTGATCGTGGCTGTGATCATGGGCGTGGGCATCATGGTCATGGCCGTGATCGTGACCGTGAGCGTCGTGGTCATGGCCACGGCTGGAAGCAAAGTATTGATCAGTCTCAAACAGGCCCACGCTGAGGATCAGCGGCAGCGGCACTTCTGACTTCACGGTACGCAAAATCCGCGCCCCTTCTTTGACATCGCGAATTTTCACCTCCAGCAAATCCAAATCCGCCTCGTCTACCAGGTCGGCTTTGTTCAGCAAAATGATGTCGCCGTAGGCAATTTGGTTGTGCGCCGCTTGGCTGTTGAACAGATCCAGGCTGTAGTTTTCGGCATCCACCACCGTGACGATGGAATCGAGGCGCGTCAGATCCCGCAGCTCCGTGCCCAAAAACGTCAGGGCGATGGGCAGCGGATCGGCCAAGCCCGTGGTTTCGACCACTAGATAATCGATCTTGTCCTGGCGCTCCAGCACCTTATACACCGCCTCCATCAGGTCATTGTTGATGGTGCAGCAAATACAGCCGTTGCTGAGTTCCACCATGGTGTCGTCGCCCGTGTCGGCGGTGATCAGCAAGTCGTTATCAATGCCAATCTCCCCAAATTCGTTGACCAGCACGGCGGTTTTTAGCCCTTCCTGGTTGGTCAGAATGTGGTTGAGCAGGGTGGTTTTGCCGCTGCCCAGAAAGCCAGTGATGATGGTGACGGGAAGCCCATGCTTAGTGTCATCCATCGTGGAGGACGACAGGGGAGGCGCAACGGTAGACATAATGGATCGCACAACGGAGAACATTCTCCATACTAGCGATCAATCCCCCTGAATGCTTGACCACCTGCCGTGGGGCTCTATGGGCGGAACGAGCAACGGAAAGAGGGTAAGGAAACCTCACCCTCTCGGTTTGGGAAAATGCCCGCCTTAGTGGAGGGCTTGATTTTAGTGCATCGCTTCCACCGCCTGGTCTGCCGATTGGGGTAGGGTGGCCTCTACCTGAACGCCTCGATAGGCCGCTGTATAGAGATCCTTGAGGTCTGAGATTAGGGGATAGCGGGGGTTGGCTCCGGTGCATTGATCGTCGAAGGCTTGGTCGGCGATGCCTTCCAGGTGGGCGAAGAAGGTATGTTCATCCTCGTTGATCACCTCACGGATGGAGGAGGGGATGTTGACTTTGCGCTTCAGGTCTTCGATGGCCGCAATCAGGAGTTCCACCTTTTCGTCCTCGCTGCTGCCGCCCAGTTGCAGGTGGTCGGCAATGCGGGCGTAGCGCCACTTGGCATTAGGGTATTTGTACTGCGGGAAAATGGCCTGTTTGAAGGGCACATCGGTGGCGTTGTAGCGGATGACGTGGGAGATCATCAGCGCGTTGGCCAACCCGTGGGGGACGTGGAAGGTGGCCCCTAGCTGGTGGGCCATGGAGTGACAAATGCCCAAAAAGGCGTTGGCGAAGGCCATTCCGGCCATGGTGGCGGCATAGTGAACCTTTTCCCGCGCTTTGGGATCGTTGGCTCCGTTTTCGTAGGCGCTGGGCAGGTATTTCATCAACAGCCGAATTGCCTCCAACGCTAGGCCGTTGGTATATTCCGAGGCATAGACCGACACGTAGGATTCCAGCGCATGGGTGAGAGCATCCACGCCGCCGTAGGCCGTTAGGCCCTTGGGCATATTCAACACCAGTTCGGGATCCACAATGGCCATATTGGGGGTGAGGGCATAGTCCGCCAGGGGGTACTTGATTCCGGTGCGCTCGTCCGTGACTACGGCAAAGGGCGTGACTTCGGAACCTGTACCCGACGTGGTGGGAATGGCGATCATCATGGCCTTTTGGCCCAGTTCCGGCAGGTCGTAAACCCGCTTGCGGATGTCCATAAACCGAGTGGCCAGCCCCTCAAACTCAATTTCGGGGTGTTCGTACATCATCCACATCACCTTGGCCGCATCCATAGGCGAGCCGCCGCCAAAGGCAATGATCATGTCGGGATTAAAGGTGTTCATCACCGCGAGGCCCCGCCGCACCGTGGCCAGGGAGGGATCGGGTTCCACGTTATAGAAAATGTCGTACTTGAGGCCAACCTCTTCGAGGACTTCCTCTAGACCCTTGGTCATGCCCAGGTCGTAGAGGGGTTTGTCGGTGACGATGAAGGCCCGCTGTTTGCCCGCCAACTCCCGCAGGGCCACGGGCAGACAGCCGTACTTGAAGTAAACCTTGGGCGGCACCCGGAACCACAGCATATTTTCCCGCCGTTCGCTGATGGTTTTGATGTTGAGGACGTGCTGCACGCCCACGTTTTCGCTGACGGAATTGCCGCCCCAGGTGCCGCAACCCAGGGTGAGGGAGGGGTCGAGGCGGAAGTTGAACAGGTCGCCAATCGCCCCCTGGGAAGCGGGGGTGTTGATCAGCACACGGGCGGTTTCTACCTTGTGCTCAAACTGGCGAATGTGGGTTTGGTTGTCGGGGGAGGTGTAGAGGACGGCGGTGTGGCCCCGTCCGCCAAAGCTGATTAGCGCCTGGGCCTTGTCCACGGCGTCCGCAAAATCCTTGGCCCGATACATGGCCAGGATGGGGGAAAGCTTTTCAAAGGCGAAGGGTTCTTCGCTGCCGATGATGTCCACCTCGCCGATGATCACCCGTGCGGTGGGGGGAATGGTGATCCCCGCCAGTTCCGCCAGTTTTTGGACGGGCTGGCCCACAATCGCGCCGTTCAGGTGGCCATCCTTGAGGATAATCTGCCGCACCTTGTCCAGTTCTTCAGCGTTGAGCAGGTAGGCTCCCCGGTCGGCAAACTCCTGGCGCACGGTATCGTAGACCGAGTCTTCCACCACCACCGACTGCTCGCTGGCGCAGATCATGCCGTTGTCGAAGGTTTTACTGAGCAGGATGGAGGACACCGCCATTTTCAGGTGAGCCGTAGCGTCGATCACCGCCGGAGTGTTGCCCGCCCCCACGCCGAGGGAGGGATTGCCGGAGGAATAGGCCGCCCGCACCATACCGGGGCCACCCGTGGCCAGAATCAGGCTAATGTCCCGGTGCTGCATCAGGGCTTGGGAGAGGGGCACCGTGGGTTCGTCAATCCAGCCGATGATATCCGCCGGAGCCCCCGCCGCCACCGCCGCATCCAAGACCACCTTGGCGGCGGCAATGGTGCAGCCCTTGGCCCTGGGGTGGGGGGAGAAGATAATACCGTTGCGGGTTTTCAGCGCCAGCAGAGCCTTGAAAATCGCCGTCGAGGTCGGGTTCGTGGTGGGCACAATCCCCGCTAGCAGGCCCACGGGTTCGGCAATCTTCTGCATCCCAAAGGACTTGTCCTCCTCCAACACGCCGCAGGTTTTTTCGTCCCGGTACTTGTTGTAGATGGACTCCGAGGCGAAGTGATTTTTAATCACCTTGTCCTCCACCACGCCCATGCCCGTTTCCGCCACCGCCGCCTTGGCCAGGGGAATGCGGGCCATGTTGGCCGCGAGGGCTGCGTGCTTAAAAATGTGATCCACCTGGGCTTGGGTAAATTCAGCGTATTGGCGCTGGGCCGCCTTCACGCGGGCAATCAGGGCTTCCAGTTCTTCGAGGTTGGTAATCGCCATAGCAAAATCCTGGAGAGAGCAGCAGAAAGAAGATCAAACCGTCAAAACTTATCCAACTATCGGAACCCGCTTCCCTTGCATCCTAGAAGTGACC contains:
- a CDS encoding adenosine deaminase, which gives rise to MSLYAELHRHLGGSVVPRILWRYFQRNRPDLSGQFADYAAFERFYTQPRNTLAEYLELHTLVESVQTQEALPYFIYRLIRGAYIFENLAYLELRYTPYLRTPEHLPQHQRIEAMANIVEVVGRASQQVEYPIITRQILCIHSSLPHEVNRAIVELAAQYPEYVCAVDVAGGDAQYVERMEEFIQLYQRAQQLGLKTTGHLYETPAGCHPQLLPYLMRIGHGIQIPLRYPELLPELAARGQCLEVCPTTYLKTGTLQEIHQLRTVFDRCFEAGVDIAICTDNAGLHNVRLPFEYENLLTHDVIGFDVLQACQEASFRHAFAWPHNHPPSALLTDMLLEANGMDLDDAMAADREALALS
- a CDS encoding glycosyl transferase, encoding MTAPTLYVSITNHGFGHATRAASVAARVKELAPAVDLIVATTAPQWLLDEYLPIEYEYRPVALDIGVIQADSLTMNLPATLAKLDYLRAHQADLVAEEAAYLKQRGVDLVLADIPPLAVPLAQAAGVPCWMMSNFGWDFIYRAFGAEFAEAVAWIEGWFRQCDRLFRLPFHEEMAAFPRIEDVGLTGGSPRYSVADLRETFSLSTSPERTVLLTFGGLGVQAVPYDQLSRFPDWQFLSFDVGLPDLPNLLQVPRKGFRPVDVMPLCSRMVCKPGYSTFSEACRLGVPVITIPRDDFAEAPVLVNGLQDHSWHRVLQPEEFFQQDWDFLTAPLHPPRTDISLATDGNTPIAEAVVAYLA
- a CDS encoding CobW family GTP-binding protein, whose product is MSTVAPPLSSSTMDDTKHGLPVTIITGFLGSGKTTLLNHILTNQEGLKTAVLVNEFGEIGIDNDLLITADTGDDTMVELSNGCICCTINNDLMEAVYKVLERQDKIDYLVVETTGLADPLPIALTFLGTELRDLTRLDSIVTVVDAENYSLDLFNSQAAHNQIAYGDIILLNKADLVDEADLDLLEVKIRDVKEGARILRTVKSEVPLPLILSVGLFETDQYFASSRGHDHDAHGHDHGHDHDAHAHDHSHDHHGHDHHDHSHCDHDHGHCEHDHGHDHHHSDHLAIDGFTSLSFASDRPFAIRRFQYFLDNQLPESVFRAKGILWFEESPKRHIFHLSGKRFSLDDDEWKGAPKNQLVLIGQNLDHDTLREQLNHCLCMPTASRGKGFGR
- the adhE gene encoding bifunctional acetaldehyde-CoA/alcohol dehydrogenase, coding for MAITNLEELEALIARVKAAQRQYAEFTQAQVDHIFKHAALAANMARIPLAKAAVAETGMGVVEDKVIKNHFASESIYNKYRDEKTCGVLEEDKSFGMQKIAEPVGLLAGIVPTTNPTSTAIFKALLALKTRNGIIFSPHPRAKGCTIAAAKVVLDAAVAAGAPADIIGWIDEPTVPLSQALMQHRDISLILATGGPGMVRAAYSSGNPSLGVGAGNTPAVIDATAHLKMAVSSILLSKTFDNGMICASEQSVVVEDSVYDTVRQEFADRGAYLLNAEELDKVRQIILKDGHLNGAIVGQPVQKLAELAGITIPPTARVIIGEVDIIGSEEPFAFEKLSPILAMYRAKDFADAVDKAQALISFGGRGHTAVLYTSPDNQTHIRQFEHKVETARVLINTPASQGAIGDLFNFRLDPSLTLGCGTWGGNSVSENVGVQHVLNIKTISERRENMLWFRVPPKVYFKYGCLPVALRELAGKQRAFIVTDKPLYDLGMTKGLEEVLEEVGLKYDIFYNVEPDPSLATVRRGLAVMNTFNPDMIIAFGGGSPMDAAKVMWMMYEHPEIEFEGLATRFMDIRKRVYDLPELGQKAMMIAIPTTSGTGSEVTPFAVVTDERTGIKYPLADYALTPNMAIVDPELVLNMPKGLTAYGGVDALTHALESYVSVYASEYTNGLALEAIRLLMKYLPSAYENGANDPKAREKVHYAATMAGMAFANAFLGICHSMAHQLGATFHVPHGLANALMISHVIRYNATDVPFKQAIFPQYKYPNAKWRYARIADHLQLGGSSEDEKVELLIAAIEDLKRKVNIPSSIREVINEDEHTFFAHLEGIADQAFDDQCTGANPRYPLISDLKDLYTAAYRGVQVEATLPQSADQAVEAMH